A genomic window from Hippocampus zosterae strain Florida chromosome 13, ASM2543408v3, whole genome shotgun sequence includes:
- the LOC127613810 gene encoding phosphoglycerate mutase 1, translating to MAAYKLVLIRHGESCWNQENRFCGWFDADLSETGEQEAKRGGQALKDAGYEFDICYTSVLKRAVRTLWFVLDSIDQMWLPVHRTWRLNERHYGGLTGLNKAETAAKHGEAQVKIWRRSFDIPPPPMDEGHDFYQTISKDRRYADLTEDQLPTCESLKDTIARALPFWNDEIAPQIKEGKRVLIAAHGNSLRGIVKHLEGMSEEAIMELNLPTGIPVVYELDKNLKPIGPMQFLGDEETVQKAMAAVAAQGKAKK from the exons ATGGCTGCGTACAAACTCGTGCTAATCCGCCACGGAGAGAGCTGCTGGAACCAGGAAAACCGCTTTTGCGGATGGTTCGACGCGGATTTGAGCGAGACGGGAGAGCAGGAGGCCAAGAGAGGAGGGCAGGCCTTGAAAG ATGCTGGCTACGAGTTTGATATTTGCTACACTTCTGTTCTGAAACGGGCCGTGCGCACTCTGTGGTTTGTTCTGGACAGCATCGACCAGATGTGGCTGCCAGTGCACAGGACGTGGCGCCTCAACGAGCGCCACTATGGTGGTCTAACTGGCCTGAACAAGGCTGAAACGGCAGCTAAACACGGAGAAGCCCAAGTCAAGATTTGGAGGCGCTCTTTTGACATCCCTCCCCCACCCATGGATGAGGGCCATGACTTCTATCAGACCATAAGCAAG GACCGACGTTATGCTGATCTGACAGAAGACCAGCTTCCAACTTGTGAGAGTCTGAAAGACACCATTGCTCGAGCTCTTCCTTTTTGGAATGATGAAATAGCTCCACAGATCAAAGAAGGGAAGCGGGTGCTGATTGCTGCCCATGGCAACAGTCTCCGAGGCATTGTCAAGCACCTTGAGG GTATGTCTGAGGAGGCCATCATGGAGCTGAACCTTCCTACAGGTATTCCCGTTGTGTACGAGTTGGACAAAAATCTGAAGCCCATAGGACCCATGCAGTTTCTGGGAGATGAAGAGACTGTACAGAAAGCCATGGCTGCTGTGGCAGCTCagggaaaagcaaaaaaataa
- the pi4k2a gene encoding phosphatidylinositol 4-kinase type 2-alpha isoform X2 encodes MDETSPLVSPLRDSNDFSYGPTEPTSPRGAFGGTPGSVVRIPAGSPSRSRERQPLLDRDRGTSPREPHRNEFPEDPEFREIIRKAERAIEEGIYPERIYQGSSGSYFVKDSHGKIIGVFKPKNEEPYGQLNPKWTKWLQKLCCPCCFGRDCLVLNQGYLSEAGASLVDQKLELNIVPRTKVVYLASETFNYSAIDRVKSRGKRLALEKVPKVGQRFHRIGLPPKVGSFQLFVDGYKDADFWLRRFEAEPLPENTNRQLQLQFERLVVLDYIIRNTDRGNDNWLLKYDCPMDAVGNRDTDWVVVKDPVIKLAAIDNGLAFPLKHPDSWRAYPFYWAWLSQAKVPFSQEIRELVLPKLSDPNFIKDLEEDLYELFKILNLCQALKDDKTPLQLVQMPPVIVETARAPQRANSESYTQSFQSRRPFFTWW; translated from the exons ATGGACGAGACGAGTCCGCTTGTCTCTCCGCTCCGTGACTCAAATGATTTCAGCTACGGTCCGACAGAACCCACCAGCCCGCGGGGCGCCTTTGGAGGGACGCCGGGATCTGTGGTGCGCATCCCTGCCGGCAGTCCGAGTCGCAGTCGGGAGAGACAGCCTCTCCTGGACCGGGACCGCGGGACCTCGCCGCGGGAACCGCACCGGAACGAATTCCCGGAGGATCCTGAGTTCAGAGAGATTATTCGCAAGGCCGAGCGAGCCATTGAGGAGGGGATCTACCCAGAGAGGATCTACCAAGGATCCAGTGGCAGCTATTTTGTCAAAGACTCACACGGG AAAATCATCGGTGTGTTCAAACCTAAGAATGAAGAGCCCTATGGCCAGCTTAACCCCAAATGGACAAAGTGGCTCCAGAAACTGTGCTGTCCCTGCTGTTTTGGTCGCGACTGCTTAGTTCTCAACCAGGGCTACCTCTCAGAGGCCGGTGCTAGTCTGGTGGATCAGAAACTGGAGCTCAATATCGTTCCGAGGACCAAG GTGGTATACTTGGCGAGTGAAACATTCAACTACAGTGCCATAGACAGGGTGAAGTCTCGAGGTAAAAGACTCGCCTTGGAGAAGGTACCAAAAGTGGGTCAGCGCTTCCATAGGATTGGACTTCCTCCTAAG GTTGGCTCCTTCCAGCTCTTTGTGGACGGATACAAGGATGCAGACTTTTGGCTTCGTAGGTTTGAAGCCGAGCCTCTACCGGAGAACACCAACCGTCAGCTTCAGCTGCAGTTCGAACGCCTCGTAGTCCTCGATTACATTATCAGGAACACAG ACAGGGGAAATGACAACTGGCTTCTCAAGTACGACTGCCCTATGGACGCTGTGGGGAACCGG GACACAGACTGGGTTGTAGTGAAGGACCCAGTAATTAAGCTGGCAGCCATAGACAATGGTCTAGCCTTCCCTCTCAAACATCCTGACTCCTGGAGAGCAT ATCCTTTCTACTGGGCATGGCTCTCCCAGGCCAAAGTTCCTTTCTCCCAGGAAATTCGAGAGCTAGTCCTACCAAAGCTCTCTGACCCAAATTTCATCAAAGATCTCGAAGAGGACCTCTATGAACTAttcaag ATTCTGAACCTGTGCCAAGCCCTAAAGGATGACAAAACACCCCTGCAGTTGGTCCAGATGCCCCCAGTGATTGTCGAAACTGCCAGAGCCCCCCAGAGAGCCAATAGTGAGTCGTACACGCAGAGCTTCCAGAGTAGAAGACCTTTCTTCACCTGGTGGTAA
- the pi4k2a gene encoding phosphatidylinositol 4-kinase type 2-alpha isoform X1 — translation MDETSPLVSPLRDSNDFSYGPTEPTSPRGAFGGTPGSVVRIPAGSPSRSRERQPLLDRDRGTSPREPHRNEFPEDPEFREIIRKAERAIEEGIYPERIYQGSSGSYFVKDSHGKIIGVFKPKNEEPYGQLNPKWTKWLQKLCCPCCFGRDCLVLNQGYLSEAGASLVDQKLELNIVPRTKVVYLASETFNYSAIDRVKSRGKRLALEKVPKVGQRFHRIGLPPKVGSFQLFVDGYKDADFWLRRFEAEPLPENTNRQLQLQFERLVVLDYIIRNTDRGNDNWLLKYDCPMDAVGNRDTDWVVVKDPVIKLAAIDNGLAFPLKHPDSWRAYPFYWAWLSQAKVPFSQEIRELVLPKLSDPNFIKDLEEDLYELFKKDPGFDRGQFHRQVAVMRGQILNLCQALKDDKTPLQLVQMPPVIVETARAPQRANSESYTQSFQSRRPFFTWW, via the exons ATGGACGAGACGAGTCCGCTTGTCTCTCCGCTCCGTGACTCAAATGATTTCAGCTACGGTCCGACAGAACCCACCAGCCCGCGGGGCGCCTTTGGAGGGACGCCGGGATCTGTGGTGCGCATCCCTGCCGGCAGTCCGAGTCGCAGTCGGGAGAGACAGCCTCTCCTGGACCGGGACCGCGGGACCTCGCCGCGGGAACCGCACCGGAACGAATTCCCGGAGGATCCTGAGTTCAGAGAGATTATTCGCAAGGCCGAGCGAGCCATTGAGGAGGGGATCTACCCAGAGAGGATCTACCAAGGATCCAGTGGCAGCTATTTTGTCAAAGACTCACACGGG AAAATCATCGGTGTGTTCAAACCTAAGAATGAAGAGCCCTATGGCCAGCTTAACCCCAAATGGACAAAGTGGCTCCAGAAACTGTGCTGTCCCTGCTGTTTTGGTCGCGACTGCTTAGTTCTCAACCAGGGCTACCTCTCAGAGGCCGGTGCTAGTCTGGTGGATCAGAAACTGGAGCTCAATATCGTTCCGAGGACCAAG GTGGTATACTTGGCGAGTGAAACATTCAACTACAGTGCCATAGACAGGGTGAAGTCTCGAGGTAAAAGACTCGCCTTGGAGAAGGTACCAAAAGTGGGTCAGCGCTTCCATAGGATTGGACTTCCTCCTAAG GTTGGCTCCTTCCAGCTCTTTGTGGACGGATACAAGGATGCAGACTTTTGGCTTCGTAGGTTTGAAGCCGAGCCTCTACCGGAGAACACCAACCGTCAGCTTCAGCTGCAGTTCGAACGCCTCGTAGTCCTCGATTACATTATCAGGAACACAG ACAGGGGAAATGACAACTGGCTTCTCAAGTACGACTGCCCTATGGACGCTGTGGGGAACCGG GACACAGACTGGGTTGTAGTGAAGGACCCAGTAATTAAGCTGGCAGCCATAGACAATGGTCTAGCCTTCCCTCTCAAACATCCTGACTCCTGGAGAGCAT ATCCTTTCTACTGGGCATGGCTCTCCCAGGCCAAAGTTCCTTTCTCCCAGGAAATTCGAGAGCTAGTCCTACCAAAGCTCTCTGACCCAAATTTCATCAAAGATCTCGAAGAGGACCTCTATGAACTAttcaag AAAGACCCTGGTTTTGACAGAGGACAGTTTCACAGGCAGGTCGCTGTCATGAGGGGGCAG ATTCTGAACCTGTGCCAAGCCCTAAAGGATGACAAAACACCCCTGCAGTTGGTCCAGATGCCCCCAGTGATTGTCGAAACTGCCAGAGCCCCCCAGAGAGCCAATAGTGAGTCGTACACGCAGAGCTTCCAGAGTAGAAGACCTTTCTTCACCTGGTGGTAA